The following coding sequences are from one Microcoleus sp. AS-A8 window:
- a CDS encoding response regulator, whose translation MVRDGNAATGKPVGRNFVNILLVEDNLAEARLLQEVLKGSLISRFNLAHVKRLKEAIAQIEVDHFDVILLDLTLPDSYGLASLDSLIQHAPKLPIVVLTNTNDDELAVEAVRHGAQDYLVKRQLNQDILVRSLRYAIERKQAAEALREANEILELRVQERTAELETANELLRREIEWCQRIQERLELAQKAGKIGTFEWSIPSNEITWTAELEALYGLAPGSFNGRYDDWIQTLHPDDRRNTEQELWQAVRVGQGLDTEFRIILPNGEIRWIAVKSSLFHDLTGKPMRMIGIHMDITEKKQLEAQFLRAQRLESLGTLASGIAHDLNNILSPILMGAQLLPLKFPDVNDQTRQMIKTIETSAQRGAGLVKQILSFARGVEGKRVSLQMNHLLLEIRKIIHQTLPKSIDIYTDISPDLWMILGDVTQMHQVFMNLCVNARDAMPEGGVLQINAENLLLDEQYARMHLDAHIGPYVVVTVTDTGTGIPPDIVHRIFDPFFTTKEIGKGTGLGLSAVLGIVKSHGGFVDVQSEVNKGSTFKVYLPASPSTLLPTNDHLELLLGDQELILVVDDEAAIRESIKTTLEVYNYRVLTARDGIEAVSVFAEHKDKIQGVLIDMMMPSLDGLAIIPLLRQFNPGVYVVIMSGLNSTEAVLQAERVGCQGFLPKPFTTRELLQILHKDRCTSS comes from the coding sequence TTGGTTAGAGACGGCAACGCTGCCACCGGAAAGCCCGTAGGCAGAAATTTTGTTAACATCCTGCTCGTTGAGGACAACCTGGCAGAAGCTCGCTTACTTCAGGAAGTCCTCAAGGGTAGTTTGATCAGCCGCTTTAACTTGGCTCATGTGAAGCGGCTGAAGGAGGCGATTGCCCAAATTGAAGTCGATCACTTCGATGTGATTTTGCTCGATCTCACTCTGCCCGACAGTTATGGGTTAGCCTCCCTGGATTCGCTAATTCAGCACGCCCCCAAGCTGCCGATCGTTGTATTGACTAATACGAATGATGATGAACTTGCGGTGGAAGCGGTTCGGCATGGGGCACAGGATTACCTGGTGAAGCGACAGCTCAACCAAGATATTTTAGTGCGCTCTCTACGTTATGCGATCGAGCGCAAACAAGCCGCCGAAGCCTTACGAGAAGCGAACGAAATCTTGGAACTGCGGGTACAAGAGCGCACGGCTGAACTCGAAACCGCCAATGAATTACTCAGACGAGAAATTGAGTGGTGTCAGAGAATTCAGGAACGGTTGGAATTGGCGCAAAAAGCCGGTAAGATTGGCACTTTTGAATGGAGTATCCCATCCAATGAGATTACCTGGACGGCTGAGTTAGAGGCTCTCTATGGGCTGGCTCCAGGTAGCTTTAATGGTCGATACGATGATTGGATTCAAACCCTTCATCCCGATGATCGCCGCAACACCGAACAGGAACTCTGGCAAGCGGTTAGGGTGGGACAGGGATTGGATACCGAGTTTCGCATCATCTTACCGAATGGAGAAATTCGCTGGATTGCCGTTAAGAGCAGCCTCTTTCACGACCTGACCGGCAAACCCATGCGGATGATTGGTATCCACATGGATATTACCGAAAAAAAACAGCTCGAAGCGCAATTTTTGCGAGCACAACGATTGGAAAGTCTGGGAACACTTGCCAGTGGAATTGCTCATGACCTCAACAATATTCTGAGTCCCATTCTGATGGGTGCTCAATTATTACCGCTCAAGTTTCCCGATGTCAATGACCAAACCCGGCAAATGATTAAAACCATAGAAACCAGCGCCCAACGGGGAGCAGGACTGGTTAAACAAATTTTATCGTTTGCGCGGGGTGTAGAAGGCAAGCGAGTGAGTCTGCAAATGAATCACTTGCTATTAGAAATTAGGAAAATTATTCACCAAACTTTGCCGAAATCCATCGACATTTATACTGATATTTCTCCCGATTTATGGATGATATTAGGTGATGTGACCCAAATGCATCAGGTTTTTATGAACCTATGTGTGAATGCCCGTGATGCGATGCCGGAGGGTGGTGTTTTGCAGATTAATGCTGAAAATTTGCTGCTCGACGAACAATATGCCCGGATGCATTTGGATGCTCATATTGGCCCCTACGTTGTCGTGACTGTCACTGATACGGGAACGGGCATTCCACCCGATATCGTGCACCGAATTTTTGACCCATTTTTTACCACTAAAGAGATTGGGAAAGGGACGGGATTAGGACTCTCTGCCGTATTGGGTATTGTGAAGAGTCATGGGGGATTTGTAGATGTGCAAAGTGAAGTGAACAAAGGCAGCACCTTTAAGGTTTATTTACCTGCCAGCCCATCTACTTTACTGCCCACAAATGATCATTTAGAGTTGCTTTTGGGTGATCAGGAATTGATTTTAGTGGTTGATGATGAAGCGGCGATTCGTGAAAGTATTAAAACAACCCTAGAAGTCTATAACTATCGAGTGTTAACGGCCCGTGATGGGATTGAGGCTGTCTCGGTTTTTGCGGAACACAAAGATAAAATTCAAGGCGTCTTAATCGATATGATGATGCCCTCACTCGATGGTTTAGCGATTATTCCCCTACTCCGCCAATTCAATCCGGGTGTTTATGTGGTAATCATGAGTGGGCTAAACTCTACAGAAGCCGTACTTCAAGCTGAACGTGTCGGTTGTCAGGGTTTCTTGCCTAAGCCGTTTACGACGAGGGAACTGCTGCAAATTTTGCACAAAGATCGCTGTACATCTTCGTAA
- a CDS encoding response regulator: MPVDTRNKTILLVEDNRGDIRLIQEALRSTAAQCDVVIARDGMEAMAYLRQHGEYADAVRPDIILLDLNLPKKDGREVLAEIKADPSLKHIPIIVLSTSRNEEDISKSYDLHVNCYISKSRNLAQLFKIVQGIEEFWLETATLPPESP; this comes from the coding sequence ATGCCAGTGGACACAAGAAACAAAACTATCCTTTTGGTCGAAGATAACCGAGGTGATATCCGGCTGATCCAGGAAGCACTCAGAAGCACTGCCGCCCAGTGTGATGTAGTGATTGCAAGGGATGGCATGGAAGCCATGGCTTATCTGCGGCAACATGGAGAGTATGCAGATGCGGTTCGTCCAGACATCATTCTGCTCGATTTGAATCTGCCCAAAAAGGATGGACGGGAAGTACTGGCAGAAATTAAAGCGGACCCGTCCCTCAAGCACATTCCGATTATTGTCCTATCGACATCCCGCAACGAGGAGGATATATCCAAAAGCTACGATTTACACGTCAACTGCTACATCTCAAAATCACGTAATTTGGCTCAATTGTTCAAAATTGTCCAGGGGATTGAGGAATTTTGGTTAGAGACGGCAACGCTGCCACCGGAAAGCCCGTAG
- a CDS encoding ATP-binding protein translates to MAGINLETQDVNLNRLKQPPIHLLTQVQPHGVLLVLQEPELTVLQVSRNTSQALGLAPEAILGKTLDDILDSFQVDRVRMGLSHENLDLINPTKVWVRRKGDDYQVFDAVFHRSADGFLVLELEPALTQETIPFLSFYHLARASINQLETTSNLQDFCQIIVREVRKVTGFDRVMLYKFDEDGHGEVVAEAKLDEMEPYLGLHYPESDIPQPARKMFLSNWIRVIPNAHAEPVQLYPSDNPITNQPVDLTLSILRSAYPCHLEYLHNMGVGASLTISLMKDEKLWGLIACHHRTPKHVPYELRKACEFLGRVIFAEIFTREEEADYNYRMKLAQVQSALIEYMSQADNFIDGLIQQEPNLLDLANAKGAAICFNGHWTTLGRTPPEEELNYLVQWLTKTVDEEVFYTDSLPLIYSDAERFKEVASGLLAIPISKRSYVLWFRPEVIQTVNWGGDPNHAYELKESSDTLQLCPRKSFDLWKETVRLKSLPWKSVEVKATLELRKAIVNIVLRQAEELALLAQDLERSNAELKKFAYVASHDLQEPLNQVANFVQLLEMRYNDELDEDGKEFIGFAVDGVSLMQTLIDDVLVYSKVDLKGIEWELTEVETSLNRAFSNLRGRISEAQAEITYDSMPIIVADSTQLMQLFQNLLGNAIKFKKKDEAPRIHVGVQRQEDSWLFSVQDNGIGIDPQFADRIFVIFQRLHTRDEYPGSGMGLAICKKIVECHRGQIWVESELGKGATFFFTIPVGGRDRHHASGHKKQNYPFGRR, encoded by the coding sequence ATGGCAGGAATAAATTTAGAAACGCAAGATGTTAACTTAAACCGATTAAAACAGCCACCCATTCATCTCTTGACTCAAGTCCAACCCCATGGCGTTTTACTGGTCTTGCAAGAGCCTGAATTAACAGTTTTGCAGGTCAGCCGAAATACATCTCAGGCATTGGGTCTGGCTCCTGAAGCGATTCTGGGTAAGACACTGGATGATATTCTTGATTCCTTTCAGGTGGATCGGGTCAGGATGGGATTATCCCATGAAAATCTAGACTTAATCAATCCCACTAAAGTTTGGGTTAGACGAAAAGGAGATGATTACCAAGTATTTGATGCGGTTTTTCATCGCAGTGCAGATGGATTTTTAGTGCTGGAATTGGAACCAGCTCTAACTCAAGAAACGATTCCCTTTTTAAGTTTTTATCATCTAGCTAGAGCGTCGATTAACCAGCTCGAAACCACCTCCAACCTTCAGGATTTTTGTCAAATCATTGTCCGGGAGGTGCGTAAGGTTACTGGGTTCGATCGCGTCATGCTCTACAAATTTGATGAAGATGGACATGGCGAAGTGGTTGCCGAAGCCAAATTGGACGAGATGGAGCCTTATTTGGGGTTGCACTATCCAGAATCGGATATTCCCCAACCCGCCCGGAAAATGTTCCTGTCCAACTGGATTCGGGTGATTCCCAACGCCCACGCTGAACCGGTGCAGCTTTATCCCAGCGACAATCCCATTACCAATCAGCCCGTCGATCTGACGCTCTCGATCCTCCGGAGTGCCTATCCCTGCCACCTTGAGTACCTGCACAACATGGGGGTTGGGGCGTCGCTCACGATTTCCTTAATGAAGGATGAGAAGCTTTGGGGACTGATTGCCTGTCACCATCGCACTCCCAAACATGTTCCTTATGAATTGCGGAAAGCCTGCGAATTCTTGGGACGGGTGATTTTTGCAGAAATCTTTACCCGCGAAGAAGAGGCCGACTACAACTATCGCATGAAGCTGGCACAGGTCCAATCGGCGTTGATAGAGTACATGTCCCAAGCGGACAACTTTATTGATGGATTGATTCAGCAGGAGCCGAATTTGCTGGACTTGGCGAATGCGAAGGGAGCGGCTATTTGTTTTAATGGGCACTGGACAACACTTGGACGGACGCCACCGGAAGAAGAGCTCAATTATCTGGTGCAATGGCTGACGAAAACCGTGGATGAAGAGGTGTTTTATACCGATTCTCTGCCCCTGATTTACTCCGATGCCGAGCGATTTAAGGAAGTTGCCAGTGGTTTGTTGGCGATTCCGATTTCCAAACGCAGTTATGTATTGTGGTTCCGTCCTGAGGTGATCCAGACGGTGAACTGGGGCGGCGATCCCAATCATGCCTACGAACTCAAAGAGTCGAGTGACACGTTGCAGCTATGTCCTCGTAAATCCTTTGATTTGTGGAAGGAAACAGTCCGCCTGAAGTCTTTACCCTGGAAGTCGGTAGAAGTTAAGGCAACGTTAGAGTTAAGAAAGGCGATCGTCAACATTGTACTGCGGCAGGCAGAAGAACTGGCCTTACTGGCTCAAGATTTGGAACGATCGAACGCCGAACTGAAGAAGTTTGCCTATGTGGCTTCTCATGACTTGCAAGAACCCCTGAATCAGGTGGCGAATTTCGTGCAGTTACTAGAGATGCGCTATAACGACGAACTGGACGAGGATGGTAAAGAGTTTATTGGCTTTGCCGTGGATGGCGTTAGCCTAATGCAGACGCTGATTGATGATGTGCTGGTGTACTCTAAGGTAGACCTGAAAGGGATTGAATGGGAACTCACCGAGGTAGAGACATCTTTAAATCGGGCATTCAGCAATCTGCGAGGACGTATTAGCGAAGCCCAGGCGGAAATTACCTACGATTCGATGCCAATCATCGTGGCGGACAGTACCCAGCTGATGCAACTGTTCCAAAACTTGTTGGGGAACGCCATTAAGTTTAAAAAGAAGGATGAAGCACCTCGAATTCATGTAGGAGTACAACGACAGGAGGATTCTTGGTTGTTCTCGGTTCAGGACAATGGGATTGGCATCGATCCGCAGTTTGCAGATCGCATCTTTGTGATTTTCCAACGCCTGCATACCCGTGATGAGTATCCCGGTTCTGGCATGGGACTGGCTATCTGTAAGAAAATCGTGGAGTGCCACCGAGGACAAATCTGGGTTGAATCCGAACTGGGCAAAGGTGCAACCTTCTTTTTCACGATTCCTGTAGGAGGACGAGATCGCCATCATGCCAGTGGACACAAGAAACAAAACTATCCTTTTGGTCGAAGATAA
- a CDS encoding Uma2 family endonuclease — MVSQLQSPTQSEVIYPDSDGKPMANNTKQFRWIVVIQQNLDWLFADDPNVFVAGDLFWYPVEGKPNIVNAPDVMVVFGRPKSDRGSYQQWNEEDVAPQVVFEILSPSNTQDEMERKLLFYERYGVEEYYIYDPDRNRLRGWLRTEDGLDIIPQMADWLSPRLGIRFAWSEEDLEFYRPDGERFLTYVEIAQRFEEERQRAEEERQRADQAEQARRDAIPRLLGMGLSVEQVAEALGLSVEEVQAIDQG; from the coding sequence ATGGTATCTCAACTGCAATCGCCGACCCAGTCAGAGGTCATCTATCCCGATAGCGACGGAAAGCCAATGGCAAATAATACCAAGCAGTTTCGCTGGATTGTGGTGATTCAGCAGAATTTGGATTGGTTGTTTGCCGATGACCCAAATGTGTTTGTTGCGGGAGACTTGTTTTGGTATCCGGTGGAGGGAAAACCAAATATCGTTAACGCCCCAGATGTGATGGTAGTGTTTGGTAGACCTAAAAGCGATCGCGGCTCCTACCAGCAATGGAACGAGGAGGACGTTGCGCCGCAGGTGGTGTTTGAAATCCTCTCTCCAAGCAATACACAGGATGAGATGGAGAGGAAGTTGCTGTTCTACGAGCGCTACGGCGTGGAAGAGTACTATATTTACGATCCGGACAGGAATCGGTTACGAGGTTGGTTGCGTACTGAGGATGGGTTAGATATTATTCCCCAGATGGCGGATTGGCTCAGTCCTCGATTAGGAATTCGGTTTGCTTGGTCAGAGGAGGATTTAGAGTTTTATCGCCCTGACGGAGAGCGTTTTCTGACTTATGTGGAGATTGCCCAACGCTTTGAGGAAGAACGGCAACGCGCTGAGGAAGAACGACAACGCGCTGACCAAGCAGAGCAAGCGAGACGAGATGCAATCCCTCGGTTGTTGGGAATGGGGTTGAGTGTTGAGCAGGTTGCCGAAGCGCTGGGGTTATCTGTGGAAGAGGTGCAGGCGATCGATCAAGGATAA
- a CDS encoding response regulator — translation MEESPAQRLILVVEDNPEHTHLIKDALTENSGRHQIVAIADGMEAMDFLRRRGNYKEATRPDLILLDLNLSGKDGRELIAEIKADPQLRRIPIVVLTISDHEEDIFQSYALQGNCYVIKSSDFEQLFQTVKRIEEFWLGIVTLPLE, via the coding sequence GCACAGCGATTAATTTTAGTTGTGGAAGATAACCCCGAACATACCCATCTGATCAAAGATGCGCTCACTGAAAATTCAGGACGGCATCAAATTGTGGCGATCGCGGATGGGATGGAAGCGATGGACTTTCTACGTCGCCGAGGAAACTATAAGGAGGCAACCCGTCCCGATTTGATTTTGCTGGACTTGAATTTGTCAGGAAAGGATGGCAGAGAACTCATAGCAGAAATTAAGGCTGATCCACAGCTTAGGCGGATTCCCATTGTGGTTTTAACCATTTCCGACCATGAAGAAGACATTTTCCAAAGTTATGCCCTTCAGGGAAATTGCTATGTGATCAAATCCTCTGATTTTGAACAACTGTTTCAGACTGTTAAACGGATCGAAGAATTTTGGTTAGGAATTGTTACCCTACCCCTAGAGTAG
- a CDS encoding 50S ribosomal protein L11 methyltransferase, giving the protein MSWMELSLDTTHEAVDWVCTLLAEIKAIDDVRITQYTDSNLSQSAERDVAQPSWAFTICFYLKQEACSRQDLEKIVNLLLPLNRTGLATELQISRVNDKPTQDEELNPFVHRIGQRFVVLTPDAPYQAKAADEIPLRLKTTLSFGSGLHPATMLSLQLIERYIVPSMNVLDLGSGSGILSIAMAKLGATVLALDNDSTAVQATQDSVSGNDVEQQVTVMQGSLGGGSDLGHWMGGDTSENVPKIEATERFDVIVANILARVHIALADDFHRALRRTAAHPGLLITAGFTTDYEGEVVSSLREAGFETIDCERFNEWVALAYHLA; this is encoded by the coding sequence ATGTCGTGGATGGAATTGAGCCTCGATACAACGCATGAGGCGGTTGATTGGGTCTGTACGCTGTTGGCTGAGATTAAAGCTATTGATGATGTTCGGATTACACAATACACTGACTCAAACCTATCTCAGTCTGCTGAGCGAGATGTAGCACAACCCAGTTGGGCGTTTACGATTTGCTTCTATTTAAAGCAAGAGGCATGTTCGCGGCAAGATCTGGAAAAAATCGTTAATCTGCTGCTGCCTCTGAACCGCACAGGACTTGCAACTGAGCTTCAGATCAGTAGGGTGAATGATAAACCCACACAGGACGAAGAACTCAATCCCTTTGTACATCGGATCGGGCAACGGTTCGTTGTACTCACTCCCGATGCACCTTATCAAGCGAAGGCCGCAGACGAAATACCCTTAAGATTGAAGACAACTCTCTCCTTTGGCAGTGGTCTACATCCAGCAACCATGCTAAGTCTGCAACTGATTGAGCGGTATATCGTCCCCAGCATGAATGTCCTCGACCTTGGATCGGGTTCAGGCATCCTGAGTATAGCGATGGCGAAGCTTGGGGCAACGGTCTTAGCCTTAGATAATGATAGTACTGCTGTGCAAGCCACTCAGGATTCTGTCTCTGGGAATGATGTAGAGCAACAGGTAACGGTTATGCAAGGGAGCCTCGGAGGTGGAAGTGACTTGGGGCATTGGATGGGCGGAGATACGAGCGAGAATGTGCCCAAAATCGAGGCAACAGAAAGGTTTGACGTGATTGTTGCCAATATCCTGGCGCGGGTGCATATCGCCCTTGCCGATGACTTTCATCGTGCGTTGCGTCGGACGGCTGCCCATCCGGGACTCTTGATTACAGCCGGTTTTACTACTGATTATGAGGGAGAGGTTGTCTCGTCCTTAAGAGAGGCAGGGTTTGAAACCATCGATTGTGAACGATTCAACGAGTGGGTAGCCCTTGCCTATCACCTTGCCTAG
- a CDS encoding class I SAM-dependent methyltransferase, translating into MNESLDARQYAPATQRNREAILKVLLQVLPPTGTVLEVSSGTGEHAVFFAPRLIRHKWIPSDPNAIARASIAAWREYCPADNLYPPIALDVCDPVWAIEGDELPEPLQEIDLKQDPIVAIVNINMIHIAPWSACLGLMAGAGRILPPGGILYLYGPFKQGGRHTAASNAAFDESLQMQNPEWGVRDLDEVVAVAETQNLSLLKTYAMPANNLSVIFQA; encoded by the coding sequence ATGAATGAATCCCTAGATGCCCGACAGTATGCCCCCGCCACACAACGCAATCGAGAGGCCATTCTGAAAGTGCTTTTACAAGTACTGCCACCTACAGGCACCGTGTTAGAAGTCTCCAGTGGCACAGGAGAACATGCCGTGTTTTTTGCACCTCGACTCATCCGGCACAAGTGGATTCCCTCTGACCCCAACGCGATCGCACGAGCGAGTATTGCAGCATGGCGGGAATATTGTCCTGCGGATAATTTGTATCCCCCGATTGCATTGGATGTGTGCGATCCGGTTTGGGCGATCGAAGGGGATGAACTGCCAGAACCGTTGCAGGAGATTGATTTGAAGCAAGATCCAATTGTTGCGATCGTCAATATTAACATGATTCACATTGCCCCTTGGTCAGCCTGTTTAGGATTAATGGCAGGGGCAGGACGGATTCTGCCTCCGGGTGGCATTTTGTATCTATACGGGCCTTTCAAACAAGGTGGTAGGCACACAGCAGCCAGCAATGCGGCTTTTGATGAAAGTCTTCAGATGCAAAACCCAGAGTGGGGCGTGCGGGATTTGGATGAAGTTGTGGCAGTTGCAGAAACTCAAAATCTGTCACTGCTCAAAACTTATGCGATGCCAGCGAATAATCTTTCTGTTATTTTTCAAGCGTGA
- a CDS encoding phosphoadenylyl-sulfate reductase, whose protein sequence is MVQFTQQNVASLDIPTLETELSRQSPQKILERALNLFDNLAISFSGAEDVVLIDMAHKINPDIKVFSLDTGRLHAETYQFIDRVRKHYGIAIELMYPDAAQIEALVKAKGLFSFYEDGHKECCDIRKVAPLRRKLSTLDAWVTGQRKDQNPSTRASVPVVQVDNAFSTDDHQLIKFNPLANWSSTDVWMYIRSYEVPYNALHERGFISIGCEPCTRPVLPNQHEREGRWWWEDAGKKECGLHMINQTQESSEPVSPKM, encoded by the coding sequence ATGGTGCAGTTCACCCAACAGAACGTTGCTTCACTTGATATTCCGACGCTTGAGACGGAACTGTCCCGCCAAAGCCCACAAAAAATTCTCGAACGTGCGTTGAACTTATTTGACAACCTTGCCATTTCGTTCAGTGGTGCCGAGGATGTTGTCCTAATTGATATGGCGCACAAGATTAATCCAGATATCAAAGTCTTCAGCCTCGATACCGGTCGTCTTCATGCCGAAACCTATCAGTTTATCGATCGCGTCAGAAAGCATTACGGTATTGCGATCGAACTCATGTATCCCGATGCCGCCCAAATCGAAGCTTTAGTCAAGGCAAAAGGTCTGTTCAGCTTCTATGAAGATGGGCACAAGGAATGCTGTGATATTCGTAAGGTTGCCCCTCTGCGGCGCAAGCTATCTACTCTGGATGCCTGGGTTACAGGACAGCGCAAAGACCAAAATCCATCCACACGCGCCAGTGTTCCCGTGGTTCAAGTGGATAATGCCTTCTCAACAGACGATCACCAACTGATTAAATTCAACCCGCTTGCCAATTGGTCATCCACTGATGTTTGGATGTACATTCGCTCCTACGAAGTCCCCTATAATGCTTTGCACGAGCGTGGCTTTATCAGCATTGGTTGCGAACCCTGTACTCGCCCCGTGTTACCCAATCAACATGAGCGGGAAGGTCGTTGGTGGTGGGAAGATGCAGGTAAGAAAGAGTGCGGTTTACACATGATTAATCAAACTCAGGAATCTTCAGAGCCTGTTTCTCCAAAGATGTAG
- a CDS encoding DUF3474 domain-containing protein, with amino-acid sequence MQSNTVLNQATSPASSTRTTELPFTLQDLKAAIPAHCFEPSVWKSLAYFFLDIGIIAGLYAIAYSLDSWLFFPIFWFMQGTMFWALFVVGHDCGHGSFSKSKWLNSFIGHLCHIPILVPYHGWRISHRTHHANTGNLDTDESWYPVSQTKYEQMPWYEKLIRFYIPLIAYPIYLFRRTPDREGSHFLPSSPLFRPSEKWDVLTSSSLWVLMVGFLGGLTYQFGWLFLFKYYFVPYLIFVMWLALVTFLHHTEPDIPWYRGDDWYFLKGALSTIDRDYGFINPIHHDIGTHVAHHIFLNMPHYHLKTATEAIKPLLGDLYRKSEEPIWKSFVRSYWACHFVPDQGSKVYYQSPTNRPSF; translated from the coding sequence GTGCAATCAAACACTGTTCTCAATCAGGCGACGAGTCCAGCCTCGTCCACCCGTACAACAGAGCTACCCTTTACTCTTCAAGATCTAAAGGCAGCTATTCCCGCCCATTGTTTTGAACCCTCGGTCTGGAAATCTCTGGCTTACTTCTTTCTAGATATTGGGATTATCGCGGGACTTTATGCGATCGCCTATAGCCTGGATTCCTGGCTATTTTTCCCCATCTTTTGGTTCATGCAAGGAACCATGTTTTGGGCCTTGTTTGTGGTTGGGCACGACTGCGGACATGGCTCTTTCTCTAAGTCCAAATGGCTGAATAGCTTCATTGGGCACCTTTGCCATATCCCCATCCTTGTTCCCTACCACGGTTGGCGGATTAGCCACAGAACTCATCATGCCAACACGGGCAACCTTGATACCGATGAAAGCTGGTATCCAGTGTCCCAGACCAAATATGAGCAGATGCCCTGGTATGAAAAGCTGATCCGCTTCTATATACCCTTGATCGCTTACCCCATCTACCTGTTCCGGCGAACACCTGATCGGGAAGGTTCCCATTTTCTGCCCAGCAGTCCCCTCTTCCGTCCCTCAGAAAAGTGGGATGTGTTGACCAGTAGTTCACTCTGGGTGCTGATGGTCGGTTTCTTAGGCGGGCTAACCTATCAGTTTGGTTGGCTATTTTTATTCAAGTACTACTTCGTTCCCTATCTAATATTTGTGATGTGGCTGGCTCTAGTCACCTTCCTGCATCACACAGAACCTGATATCCCTTGGTATCGCGGGGATGATTGGTATTTCCTGAAAGGGGCATTATCTACGATTGATCGCGACTACGGCTTTATTAATCCCATCCATCATGACATTGGTACCCATGTGGCTCATCACATCTTCCTGAACATGCCGCACTACCACTTAAAGACCGCAACAGAAGCGATTAAACCCCTGTTGGGCGATCTTTATCGCAAGTCTGAGGAGCCAATTTGGAAGAGCTTTGTACGCTCTTACTGGGCTTGTCATTTTGTCCCCGATCAAGGATCTAAAGTTTACTACCAATCACCCACCAATCGACCATCGTTCTAA
- a CDS encoding transposase — MIVYEFKVKGKEVQYRAIDEAIRTSQFIQNKCLRYWMENKGLRQYDLNKYCAVLAAEFPLASELNSMARQSAAERTWSAIARFFDNCKKRVKGKKGFPKFKKNCRSVEYKTSGWKLSQNRKAIALRDGKNIGILKLKGTYDLNYYDIKQIKRVRLVKRADGYYAQFAIDAKVRVEPTLTGKMVGLDLGLKFFIADNLGNTEPCPQFYRKSEKQLNRANRKKSKKFKRGAKPQSKNYHKARNRYARKHLGVSRQRKEYCKLLAYSVIQSNDLVAYEDLNVKGLVRNRRLAKSISDAGWSTFRHWLEYFGFKYGKVTIAVPPYNTSQNCSNCGKKVKKSLSTRTHVCPHCGFTEDRDVNAAINILKLALSTAGHAGTYAWGDLPSWAIGAILSFNGESANQESPLL; from the coding sequence ATGATTGTTTACGAGTTCAAAGTCAAAGGGAAAGAGGTTCAGTATCGCGCTATAGATGAGGCGATTCGTACTAGCCAATTCATCCAAAATAAGTGCTTGCGCTACTGGATGGAAAACAAGGGTTTGCGTCAATACGACCTCAACAAATACTGTGCCGTACTTGCAGCAGAATTTCCTTTGGCCTCCGAACTCAATTCAATGGCTCGACAGTCTGCGGCAGAACGAACTTGGAGTGCTATTGCTCGGTTTTTTGACAACTGCAAGAAGAGGGTTAAGGGGAAGAAGGGGTTTCCGAAATTCAAAAAGAATTGCCGCTCAGTTGAATATAAAACTAGCGGCTGGAAGCTTTCACAAAACCGAAAAGCGATTGCGCTCCGGGATGGGAAGAACATAGGAATCCTTAAACTTAAAGGAACTTATGACCTTAACTACTATGACATTAAGCAGATTAAGCGAGTTCGATTAGTCAAGAGAGCTGATGGATACTACGCTCAATTTGCAATTGATGCGAAAGTTAGGGTTGAACCGACGCTGACCGGAAAAATGGTGGGACTGGATTTAGGGTTAAAGTTTTTCATTGCCGATAACCTTGGAAATACAGAACCTTGCCCTCAGTTCTACAGAAAGTCAGAGAAGCAGTTAAACCGAGCCAACCGCAAAAAGTCCAAGAAGTTCAAGCGTGGTGCCAAACCGCAGTCTAAAAACTACCACAAAGCAAGAAACCGCTATGCTCGGAAGCATCTAGGAGTAAGTAGGCAACGAAAAGAGTATTGCAAGCTCCTCGCATACTCCGTCATCCAATCTAACGATTTGGTAGCCTATGAAGACTTAAATGTAAAAGGGCTGGTGAGAAATCGGCGTCTTGCTAAATCCATCAGTGATGCAGGATGGTCAACATTTCGCCATTGGTTAGAATACTTTGGCTTTAAATATGGAAAGGTTACAATTGCCGTGCCCCCATACAATACAAGCCAAAATTGCTCTAACTGTGGTAAAAAAGTGAAGAAATCCCTATCAACAAGAACCCATGTCTGTCCACATTGTGGGTTCACTGAAGATAGAGATGTGAACGCTGCCATTAACATCCTGAAACTAGCACTCAGTACGGCAGGACATGCCGGAACTTACGCTTGGGGAGATTTGCCCTCTTGGGCGATTGGAGCAATCCTGTCGTTTAACGGCGAGTCCGCGAACCAAGAATCCCCGCTGCTCTGA